One window from the genome of Pyrobaculum ferrireducens encodes:
- a CDS encoding transketolase C-terminal domain-containing protein has protein sequence MQIQKTRKIEALTSNYAVAYAVKAADVDVIAVYPITPQTTIVEKLSEFVANGELNAELIHVESEHSALSAVVGASAAGARVFTATSSQGLELAHEVLHIASGMRLPIVMAVPTRAVSAPISIHNDYGDVMNARDVGWVIYIAASAQEVYDTVIQAYRLAERALLPVIVAYDGFLMSHTVEPVELNDEEEVRKFLPRTPRPYTLNPRRPVTMGPLASPDWYYEFKYQQVLALQEAYKIAKDVDAEYSRAFGRGYGVVEAYRMEDADYAIVTYGGAAYGNAKAAADLARERGIAAGVVRIRLYRPFPTADVLKAISGVKALAVLDRAIMFGGPAEGPLYRDVATAMYMSGLDKPAVNVIHGIGQRTMYVEDLYKIYTMLREGPRKEVVFMGVRI, from the coding sequence ATGCAGATACAGAAGACTAGAAAAATCGAGGCGCTGACAAGCAACTACGCCGTGGCCTACGCCGTGAAGGCCGCCGACGTGGACGTAATAGCGGTCTACCCCATAACCCCCCAGACCACGATTGTGGAGAAGCTCTCTGAATTCGTCGCCAACGGCGAGCTAAACGCCGAGCTTATACACGTGGAGTCGGAGCACTCCGCCCTATCAGCCGTTGTGGGCGCCTCCGCCGCCGGGGCCAGGGTCTTCACCGCCACCTCCAGCCAGGGGCTGGAGCTGGCCCACGAGGTGTTGCACATAGCCAGCGGCATGAGGCTACCCATCGTCATGGCCGTCCCCACGAGAGCGGTCTCCGCGCCGATTAGCATACACAACGACTACGGCGACGTGATGAACGCCCGCGACGTCGGCTGGGTGATTTACATAGCCGCATCCGCCCAGGAGGTGTACGACACGGTGATACAAGCATACCGCCTCGCCGAGAGGGCCCTGCTCCCAGTCATTGTGGCCTACGACGGCTTCCTCATGTCCCACACAGTGGAGCCCGTGGAGCTAAACGACGAGGAAGAGGTGAGGAAATTCCTCCCACGCACCCCCAGGCCCTACACGCTAAACCCCAGGCGTCCGGTGACCATGGGGCCACTGGCGTCACCCGACTGGTACTACGAATTTAAGTACCAGCAGGTACTCGCCCTCCAGGAGGCGTACAAAATCGCCAAGGATGTAGACGCGGAGTACAGCCGCGCCTTCGGCAGAGGCTACGGCGTCGTAGAGGCCTACAGAATGGAAGACGCCGACTACGCAATAGTGACCTACGGCGGCGCGGCCTACGGAAACGCCAAGGCGGCCGCCGACTTGGCCAGGGAGAGGGGAATAGCCGCGGGCGTGGTGAGAATTAGGCTGTACCGCCCGTTCCCCACGGCAGACGTCTTGAAGGCGATAAGCGGCGTGAAGGCCCTGGCCGTTCTAGACAGGGCGATAATGTTCGGAGGCCCCGCCGAGGGCCCCCTCTACAGAGACGTGGCAACAGCCATGTATATGAGCGGGCTGGATAAGCCAGCGGTGAATGTAATCCACGGCATCGGGCAACGCACAATGTACGTAGAGGATCTGTACAAGATATATACAATGCTGAGAGAGGGGCCTAGGAAGGAGGTGGTCTTCATGGGTGTGAGGATATGA
- the rpiA gene encoding ribose 5-phosphate isomerase A: MLKTLLAREAVRYVKSGMVVGLGSGTTAREFIKALAEAEVDGVLLVPTSADSEVVAYEVGLGDRLRPMWAVDRIDLAVDGADEVARDKTLLKGRGGALLREKIVDYAAERFVVLVDEHKLVERIPARNPVPVEVLPWAWRFVARQIEKKYGGAARLRTDGGKLGPVVTDNGNYIVDWVPPGPVNPSIEEELKEIPGVLESGVFAKRRDAVVLVARHDGSVTQL, translated from the coding sequence ATGTTGAAGACCCTGCTGGCGAGAGAGGCTGTAAGGTATGTAAAGAGCGGCATGGTGGTGGGGTTGGGCTCCGGCACCACAGCGCGTGAATTCATCAAAGCGCTGGCCGAGGCTGAGGTGGACGGCGTGTTGCTAGTCCCCACCTCAGCAGACAGTGAGGTGGTTGCCTACGAGGTGGGCCTGGGCGATAGGTTGCGTCCCATGTGGGCGGTTGATAGGATCGATTTGGCGGTGGACGGGGCGGACGAGGTGGCTAGAGACAAGACGTTGCTCAAGGGGAGGGGTGGCGCTTTGCTGAGGGAGAAGATTGTAGACTACGCGGCGGAGAGGTTCGTGGTGCTTGTGGATGAGCATAAGCTGGTCGAGAGGATACCGGCTAGGAATCCAGTGCCGGTGGAGGTCCTGCCGTGGGCGTGGAGATTCGTGGCTAGGCAGATTGAAAAGAAATACGGCGGCGCCGCGAGGCTTAGAACCGACGGGGGCAAGCTGGGGCCTGTGGTTACAGACAACGGGAACTATATAGTGGACTGGGTACCCCCCGGCCCCGTGAATCCCTCAATAGAGGAGGAGTTGAAGGAAATACCTGGGGTTCTGGAGAGCGGCGTGTTCGCTAAGAGACGCGACGCTGTTGTGCTCGTGGCTAGGCACGACGGATCGGTAACCCAGCTCTAA
- a CDS encoding secondary thiamine-phosphate synthase enzyme YjbQ, with amino-acid sequence MKVYVEEFHVSTKSREEVVVITAQVERIVERSGVKNGLALIYVPHATAVVTANENEPRLKEDILNKVRALFPRGAGYRHDEIDDNANAHLANVFLGFHVVMPVVNGRLRRGTWQDLMLIEMDGPRSRRDVVVVVMGE; translated from the coding sequence GTGAAGGTGTACGTAGAGGAGTTTCATGTGTCTACCAAGTCGCGTGAGGAGGTGGTAGTAATTACGGCGCAGGTTGAGCGGATTGTGGAGAGGAGCGGCGTGAAAAACGGCCTGGCTTTGATATACGTGCCGCACGCCACCGCCGTGGTGACCGCAAACGAAAACGAGCCGCGTCTCAAAGAGGATATATTGAACAAGGTCAGGGCGCTTTTCCCCCGGGGGGCGGGGTATCGGCATGACGAGATAGACGACAACGCCAACGCGCATCTCGCCAACGTTTTTCTGGGATTCCACGTCGTCATGCCCGTGGTAAACGGCAGGCTGAGGAGAGGCACGTGGCAGGACCTCATGTTAATTGAGATGGACGGGCCTAGGAGTAGGCGTGATGTAGTTGTGGTGGTTATGGGGGAATAA
- a CDS encoding NifB/NifX family molybdenum-iron cluster-binding protein, translating to MRILVPVEENRGWDSPVSDEFGHAPYFAVVEGGQVRIFSNGEVIRGRGHRWEEILSLGPDVVITREIGRPAYHVFRNRGVRIYLAEGATLREVLEKFQRGLLKEFPAELAHEPRHH from the coding sequence ATGCGTATACTGGTGCCGGTTGAGGAAAACAGGGGCTGGGACTCCCCAGTCTCCGACGAGTTTGGACATGCGCCTTACTTCGCGGTTGTTGAGGGGGGACAGGTGAGGATTTTCAGCAACGGGGAGGTTATAAGAGGGAGGGGACACAGGTGGGAGGAGATACTCAGCCTGGGCCCCGACGTCGTCATTACTAGAGAGATTGGGAGACCGGCATACCACGTCTTTAGAAACAGAGGCGTACGCATATACCTAGCTGAGGGGGCCACTCTGCGTGAGGTTCTTGAAAAATTCCAGAGAGGATTGCTGAAGGAGTTTCCAGCCGAGCTGGCACACGAGCCGAGGCATCACTAG
- a CDS encoding DUF92 domain-containing protein, with the protein MDIYLFAVPSITALAFLALRKGYLTLRGAISAVVVGSAVAVAHLGLFLLLTFFFLTSSVFTKLRAEWKREMGLKDVSGRSLRQVAGVGTPIALFAVLYVLSGDARFLGASAVAVAVATADTWASELGVAYGGVPRYVLAPWRRVDPGVSGGVTAVGIAASAAGASAVAVLSQLLGVGGPLLMVALLGYLGEFLDSIIGATLQAKYLCGGKIAELPAPGCRKRGFLSNEAVNLVSGLMAGFLYLLIV; encoded by the coding sequence ATGGATATATATCTCTTCGCCGTGCCGTCCATCACCGCGCTCGCCTTTCTAGCGCTGAGGAAGGGCTACTTGACGCTTAGGGGGGCCATCTCGGCGGTGGTTGTGGGGTCGGCCGTGGCGGTGGCGCACCTCGGCTTATTCCTCCTCCTGACCTTCTTCTTCTTGACGTCTTCAGTCTTCACCAAGCTGAGGGCTGAGTGGAAAAGAGAGATGGGTCTTAAAGATGTGTCGGGGAGGTCGCTGAGGCAGGTGGCGGGCGTGGGGACACCTATTGCGTTGTTTGCAGTACTCTATGTTTTGTCCGGCGACGCGCGGTTTTTAGGGGCGTCTGCCGTGGCCGTGGCGGTGGCGACTGCCGATACGTGGGCTAGCGAGTTAGGCGTTGCGTACGGCGGGGTGCCTCGCTACGTCCTCGCCCCGTGGAGGCGGGTTGACCCCGGCGTCTCTGGGGGCGTCACCGCAGTTGGGATCGCCGCCTCCGCCGCCGGGGCCTCGGCGGTGGCGGTGTTGTCTCAGCTACTCGGCGTGGGCGGCCCCCTCTTGATGGTAGCCCTCCTGGGGTACCTCGGCGAGTTTTTAGACAGCATTATCGGCGCCACCCTCCAGGCGAAGTATCTATGCGGCGGGAAAATCGCCGAGTTGCCGGCGCCGGGGTGTAGGAAGAGGGGGTTTTTATCTAACGAGGCTGTGAACTTGGTGAGCGGCCTCATGGCCGGCTTCCTATATCTACTAATCGTTTAA
- a CDS encoding 4Fe-4S binding protein, which translates to MSLPKATELPIGAVVTEPGSTRRYSTAGWRTLKPVIHDDRCVRCQLCWLYCPEGTIAEVRGVFKVGGKTYDVKYEIIYDHCKGCGICANECPTKAIEMVPEAP; encoded by the coding sequence ATGAGCCTGCCGAAAGCCACCGAGCTTCCCATAGGCGCCGTAGTGACGGAGCCCGGCTCAACAAGGCGCTACTCAACCGCGGGCTGGAGGACTTTGAAGCCGGTGATACACGACGACAGATGCGTCAGGTGTCAGCTATGCTGGCTCTACTGCCCGGAGGGCACCATCGCCGAGGTCAGAGGCGTCTTCAAAGTGGGGGGCAAGACATACGACGTGAAGTACGAAATAATATACGACCACTGCAAGGGCTGTGGCATATGTGCAAACGAGTGCCCCACCAAGGCGATTGAAATGGTCCCCGAAGCGCCATGA
- a CDS encoding AIR synthase related protein: MDEKSFLKRLLQELGVEDNDVVYLNGVVLKIDGSAASTSKLPFQTWSDFGWRNVAAALSDLRVKYAEPRHLVASVTAPSLDIASQVIEGVREASRRFSVAYVGGDLNQGGDVVVDVAVVGIPRRRLGRVPQPGNLLITIPEFGYTAIAYRFWHSDHPAARKGVEILRRPAPDWPLPPADCVTASMDSSDGLADVLWTMAQDVDIVIKELPTTEEVREFAAAHDLSIEELVFNGGEEFLPVFAVEPQCRVEPPYVAFAYVTEGSGRVWWRGELLRWRGWSYFRST; the protein is encoded by the coding sequence GTGGACGAGAAGAGCTTTCTCAAGCGCCTTCTGCAGGAGCTGGGGGTAGAGGACAACGACGTTGTGTACCTAAACGGGGTGGTGCTTAAGATAGACGGCTCCGCGGCCTCCACCTCAAAACTCCCCTTCCAGACGTGGAGCGACTTCGGCTGGCGCAACGTGGCGGCCGCTTTAAGCGACCTCCGGGTGAAGTACGCCGAACCTCGCCACCTCGTTGCCTCCGTCACGGCCCCCAGCCTCGATATTGCGTCTCAAGTAATTGAAGGCGTGAGAGAGGCGTCTCGCCGCTTCTCAGTGGCTTACGTAGGCGGGGACTTAAACCAGGGGGGTGACGTGGTTGTAGACGTAGCCGTAGTGGGCATCCCCCGCCGCAGGCTGGGGAGGGTCCCCCAGCCAGGTAATCTGCTAATTACAATACCCGAATTTGGCTACACCGCCATTGCCTACAGGTTCTGGCACTCGGACCACCCGGCGGCGAGGAAAGGAGTGGAGATCCTTAGGAGGCCAGCCCCCGACTGGCCGCTCCCCCCCGCGGACTGCGTCACAGCCAGCATGGACTCCTCCGACGGGCTCGCCGACGTGCTGTGGACAATGGCGCAGGACGTCGACATAGTGATAAAGGAGTTGCCAACTACAGAGGAGGTTAGGGAATTCGCCGCGGCCCACGACCTCTCAATAGAGGAGCTCGTATTCAACGGCGGCGAGGAGTTCCTCCCCGTCTTCGCCGTGGAGCCCCAGTGCCGCGTAGAGCCGCCATATGTGGCATTTGCCTACGTGACTGAGGGGAGCGGCCGCGTCTGGTGGAGAGGAGAGTTGCTGAGGTGGCGGGGCTGGAGCTACTTCAGAAGCACATAA
- a CDS encoding aldehyde ferredoxin oxidoreductase N-terminal domain-containing protein, which yields MIVLEINVESGEVRRRELESTGPLDLALAIHRERETWRLDPLAPEAPVVFGMGPFVGGRLHGVHRLIFVFKSPQTKTLHVSALGGAAYKAMGMGAHAVAIVGRAPRPTALLIAGGEVKFAEAEPGDAYEVAKKLYAAHREFFVENDARVLAVGPAAFTTYNGAVVSIDIDAKRGEFRLGAEDFAARGGPGTALAQGHNVVAVAVGGLKKPLYQKVADVEAINQIFKTKMGKPYLEVLNEKTVKYRYDPKMGTGGTFGVNYPHYRDLLPLFGYKSIYMTKEERVKHADLVLELFWKPFQVEVFEKARSWYNCGEPCPVVCKKVWRGKKVDYESFHAVGPFIGNYIFQEAVPLVDKIDRLGLDAIETGHLVAWLFDAVHAGLLKPEEVGLSDVPAFDPAAFKPVEDSRKNARLAGELIEGFVNNSTEVLTLVARYGIRKAARELERRYPDRVRAAGHRFRDLAVYAAYGTEGYMTPNFYWAPGLIGPMYIQGRYWTNYNPTFMPPEDFAKSSYERAVAEAYIDNAGICRFHRGWAEPVLKELYSLAGLKPPTPQLYRDIAYYAKLAGAEPMPWESKRARDPVLKELYSLAGLKPPTPQLYRDIAYYAKLAGAEPMPWESKRARDLVSTLARELGAKEWKFEDYDDYYEWWVRYKEALDKLIFS from the coding sequence GTGATTGTACTTGAGATAAACGTAGAAAGCGGTGAGGTGAGGAGGCGGGAGTTGGAGTCCACAGGCCCGCTGGACCTGGCGCTCGCCATACACAGAGAACGCGAGACGTGGCGCCTAGATCCCCTGGCGCCGGAGGCTCCGGTGGTCTTCGGCATGGGGCCCTTCGTCGGCGGGAGGCTACACGGAGTGCACAGATTGATATTTGTCTTCAAAAGCCCCCAGACCAAGACGCTACACGTATCCGCCCTCGGAGGGGCGGCTTACAAAGCCATGGGAATGGGGGCCCACGCGGTTGCCATAGTGGGGAGGGCCCCGAGGCCCACAGCCCTCCTGATCGCAGGCGGCGAGGTGAAGTTCGCCGAGGCGGAGCCGGGGGATGCATATGAAGTGGCCAAAAAGCTCTACGCCGCCCACAGAGAATTTTTCGTAGAAAACGACGCGAGGGTACTGGCGGTGGGCCCCGCGGCTTTCACCACGTACAACGGCGCCGTGGTCTCCATAGATATAGACGCGAAAAGGGGAGAGTTTAGGCTAGGCGCCGAGGACTTCGCCGCTAGAGGAGGCCCGGGCACCGCCCTGGCCCAGGGGCACAACGTCGTTGCTGTCGCCGTGGGGGGCTTGAAAAAGCCTCTCTACCAAAAGGTCGCAGACGTCGAAGCAATAAACCAGATATTCAAGACGAAAATGGGCAAGCCCTACCTAGAGGTGCTCAACGAAAAGACTGTGAAGTACAGGTACGACCCCAAGATGGGGACGGGGGGCACCTTCGGGGTAAACTACCCGCACTACCGCGACCTGCTACCCCTCTTCGGCTACAAATCCATCTACATGACCAAGGAGGAGAGGGTAAAGCACGCAGATCTGGTGCTGGAGCTCTTCTGGAAGCCCTTCCAGGTTGAGGTGTTTGAAAAGGCGAGGAGCTGGTACAATTGCGGAGAGCCCTGCCCCGTGGTTTGTAAAAAAGTGTGGCGGGGCAAGAAGGTGGACTACGAGTCCTTCCACGCCGTGGGGCCTTTCATAGGCAACTACATATTCCAGGAGGCGGTGCCGCTGGTGGACAAAATCGACCGCCTAGGCCTAGACGCCATAGAGACAGGCCACCTAGTGGCGTGGCTCTTCGACGCTGTGCACGCCGGCCTGCTGAAGCCGGAGGAGGTGGGGCTGAGCGACGTGCCGGCCTTCGACCCCGCCGCCTTCAAGCCTGTGGAGGACTCTAGAAAAAACGCAAGGCTTGCAGGCGAGCTGATAGAGGGCTTTGTGAACAACTCAACCGAGGTCCTCACCCTCGTGGCTAGATACGGCATTAGAAAAGCCGCGCGGGAGCTGGAGAGGCGCTACCCCGACAGAGTGAGGGCCGCCGGTCATAGATTTAGAGACCTCGCCGTATACGCCGCGTACGGCACAGAGGGGTACATGACGCCGAACTTCTACTGGGCCCCCGGCTTGATAGGACCCATGTACATACAGGGGCGTTACTGGACAAACTACAACCCCACCTTCATGCCGCCTGAAGACTTCGCCAAGTCATCCTACGAACGCGCCGTCGCAGAGGCCTACATAGACAACGCAGGTATCTGCAGGTTCCACAGAGGCTGGGCCGAGCCGGTGCTCAAGGAGCTCTACTCCCTAGCCGGCTTAAAACCCCCCACCCCCCAGCTCTACCGCGACATAGCCTACTACGCCAAGCTAGCCGGCGCGGAGCCGATGCCTTGGGAGAGCAAAAGAGCCAGAGACCCGGTGCTCAAGGAGCTCTACTCCCTAGCCGGCTTAAAACCCCCCACCCCCCAGCTCTACCGCGACATAGCCTACTACGCCAAGCTAGCCGGCGCGGAGCCGATGCCTTGGGAGAGCAAAAGAGCCAGAGACCTAGTCTCCACCCTCGCCCGCGAACTCGGCGCAAAAGAGTGGAAATTCGAAGACTACGACGACTACTACGAGTGGTGGGTTAGGTACAAAGAAGCCCTAGACAAACTGATATTCAGCTAG
- a CDS encoding polyprenyl synthetase family protein, which yields MDIVSALHAKYGEAVERALERYLAIDLSPDFREEVLYQVKTGGKRLRPLLTLAAAEAVSGDWRPALPAAAIVELIHNYSLIYDDIIDRGDVRRGLPTVRKAYGDNAAILIGIWYREAIEEAVLDTPKPHLFAREVAKVIKAIDEGERLDILFEYAGREDPYFVKARRREVSVEDYVKMVSLKTGVLIAAAAKWGVMSVSDDPALADAAWGFGINAGIAFQIIDDVLDIYGDPKKFGKEIGKDIKEHKRGNAPVVIALSKLTPEGREKLLSILAKHNVGEADVREAVALLDSVGAREEALEMARRYRGEAERHLAKLPNNAVLKELLDFILERQY from the coding sequence ATGGACATAGTCTCGGCGCTACATGCAAAATACGGAGAGGCCGTCGAGAGGGCCTTGGAGCGCTACCTCGCCATAGACCTCTCGCCAGATTTCCGCGAAGAGGTGCTGTACCAAGTCAAGACCGGGGGGAAGAGGCTTAGGCCTCTTTTGACCCTAGCCGCCGCCGAGGCTGTTTCGGGAGACTGGAGGCCGGCTCTCCCCGCCGCCGCAATTGTAGAGCTGATTCACAACTACTCCCTTATATACGACGACATAATTGACCGCGGCGACGTCCGGAGGGGGCTACCTACGGTTAGGAAGGCCTACGGCGACAACGCCGCCATTTTGATAGGGATATGGTACCGCGAGGCGATTGAAGAGGCGGTTCTAGACACGCCCAAGCCCCACCTGTTCGCGAGGGAAGTCGCCAAGGTCATAAAGGCTATAGACGAGGGGGAGAGGCTGGACATTTTGTTTGAATACGCCGGGAGGGAAGACCCCTACTTCGTCAAGGCAAGGAGGAGGGAGGTGTCTGTGGAGGACTACGTAAAGATGGTATCGCTGAAGACCGGGGTTTTGATCGCCGCCGCGGCGAAGTGGGGCGTGATGTCCGTAAGCGACGATCCGGCCCTGGCCGACGCCGCCTGGGGCTTCGGCATCAACGCCGGGATAGCCTTCCAGATAATCGACGACGTGCTGGACATATACGGCGACCCGAAGAAATTCGGCAAAGAGATAGGCAAAGACATTAAGGAGCACAAGAGGGGCAACGCGCCGGTGGTCATCGCTCTGTCGAAGCTCACGCCCGAGGGGAGGGAGAAGCTACTCTCAATCTTGGCAAAACACAACGTCGGCGAGGCAGATGTGAGGGAGGCGGTTGCCCTCCTAGACTCGGTGGGCGCCAGAGAGGAGGCACTGGAGATGGCCCGGCGCTATAGAGGCGAGGCTGAGAGACACCTAGCTAAACTCCCCAACAACGCCGTCCTCAAGGAGCTCCTCGACTTCATACTTGAGAGGCAATACTAA
- a CDS encoding CBS domain-containing protein, which produces MKVRDLVHDKVVYCFGDEPIECAVAKMYAANVGSVVVLDRSGHPLGIVTERDVVRFLAQEVDLKTPLENVARKNLITASPEDSVVSAAVKMIENNIRHMPVVEGGRIIGVISIKDVLRAFLAAEAFP; this is translated from the coding sequence GTGAAAGTCCGCGACTTGGTCCACGACAAGGTTGTCTATTGCTTCGGTGACGAGCCTATTGAATGCGCCGTTGCTAAGATGTACGCCGCCAATGTGGGTAGCGTAGTTGTTTTAGACAGGTCGGGGCACCCCCTCGGCATCGTCACAGAACGCGACGTTGTGAGGTTCCTAGCTCAGGAGGTGGATCTAAAGACTCCGCTGGAGAACGTGGCGCGTAAGAACCTAATCACGGCGTCGCCGGAGGACTCCGTGGTGTCCGCCGCGGTGAAGATGATTGAAAACAACATTCGGCATATGCCCGTGGTGGAGGGCGGGCGGATCATCGGCGTAATTAGTATAAAAGACGTGCTCAGGGCATTTCTAGCCGCCGAGGCGTTTCCCTAA
- a CDS encoding ZPR1 zinc finger domain-containing protein codes for MSVVFSTEAACPVCGAKTFRYIEMLYDTPFFGNVLIQSGYCQTCGYRFFDIDYAEVGRPTRVIFTARDGVDVAKSFLIRSKTGTIYSPDLGFTLEPGSHGEPMITTVEGFLYKVIDYAERLKVLEPEGRERVDQFIQRVYRKIEEGGFTLVVEDPLGKSLVIPYREGTARVEYLDAIGQPQGST; via the coding sequence ATGTCTGTGGTATTCAGCACAGAGGCGGCGTGCCCCGTCTGTGGAGCTAAGACGTTTAGGTATATTGAAATGCTCTACGACACGCCCTTCTTCGGCAACGTGCTTATACAAAGCGGGTACTGCCAGACCTGCGGCTACAGATTCTTTGACATCGACTACGCAGAAGTCGGCCGCCCGACACGCGTCATATTCACGGCCCGAGACGGCGTAGACGTCGCCAAGTCCTTCCTCATCCGTAGCAAGACCGGCACGATCTACTCCCCCGACCTCGGGTTTACCCTAGAGCCGGGGAGCCACGGAGAGCCCATGATCACAACAGTGGAGGGCTTTCTCTACAAGGTGATCGACTACGCCGAGAGGTTAAAGGTACTTGAGCCAGAGGGCAGGGAGAGGGTAGACCAATTTATACAGAGAGTTTATAGAAAAATCGAGGAGGGGGGCTTCACCCTCGTGGTGGAGGACCCCCTGGGGAAGTCCCTAGTAATCCCGTATAGGGAGGGCACGGCGAGGGTCGAGTATCTAGACGCTATAGGCCAGCCCCAGGGCAGTACCTAG
- a CDS encoding isopentenyl phosphate kinase produces the protein MFIVKFGGSAITDKTRPYTYIRGRVASVAAELRGSPAVLIHGAGSFAHPHVKAFGLTPLGIAYTKAALRRLTAYIVEELAQAGVAALPVEPSDVFWGKTLARPEVVTHAVRHGMYPLLHGDIVPSDDGYVVISGDDIAVELAKLLKPRAVLFLMNVDGIYTAPPNTPGARKIEVIRGDVEVEGTAGIDVTGGVRKKIEAGLAIARQGAPVYYCSITDRASLREILNGGEPRNCTIIKPH, from the coding sequence ATGTTCATCGTAAAATTCGGCGGCTCCGCCATTACAGACAAGACGAGGCCATACACATACATCAGAGGCAGAGTCGCCTCCGTGGCCGCAGAGTTAAGAGGCTCCCCGGCCGTGCTGATACACGGCGCCGGGTCCTTCGCCCATCCCCACGTCAAAGCATTCGGCCTCACCCCCCTGGGCATTGCCTATACAAAAGCGGCGCTTAGGAGACTCACCGCCTACATCGTGGAGGAGCTGGCACAAGCTGGCGTCGCCGCACTGCCCGTCGAGCCCAGCGACGTCTTCTGGGGGAAGACGCTGGCGAGGCCGGAGGTCGTGACCCACGCCGTTAGACACGGCATGTACCCCCTCCTCCACGGCGACATTGTGCCGTCCGACGACGGGTACGTCGTCATCAGCGGCGACGACATCGCGGTGGAGCTTGCAAAATTGCTGAAGCCCAGGGCCGTGTTATTCCTCATGAACGTAGACGGAATATACACGGCGCCTCCCAACACCCCCGGCGCGAGGAAAATTGAAGTAATCAGAGGAGACGTCGAGGTGGAGGGCACCGCAGGTATAGACGTCACAGGCGGCGTGAGGAAAAAAATAGAGGCAGGACTCGCAATAGCCAGGCAAGGCGCCCCGGTCTACTACTGCTCAATAACAGACCGGGCGTCGCTCAGAGAGATACTAAACGGCGGCGAACCCAGGAACTGCACAATAATCAAGCCACATTAG
- a CDS encoding 2-hydroxyacid dehydrogenase: MRCIFVSREGFPESMYKKLEEVGRVEVYRHGGSPWSTRGVPKSVLIEAARRCEALVIFIGDVVDREVLDAGAALKIVSTASVGVDHIDVEYARKRGVVVAYTPYVLVDAVADLAVGLLLAVARRIVLGDRLIRSGSAEAVWGSLMGVDLRGKRAGIVGLGSIGSAIARRLAAFGVEVVYWSRRRKPEAEFALGISYVELDELLATSDFVIVTMALTPETREFFNREMFQRMKRGAYFVNVARGGLVDTEALVEALETGVLAGAALDVFDVEPLPAGHRLASMDNVVLTPHIGSATVETRRRMAELAAENVVAFFKTGRAIYSV, encoded by the coding sequence ATGAGGTGCATCTTCGTATCGCGGGAGGGGTTCCCCGAGTCTATGTATAAAAAGCTTGAAGAGGTTGGGCGCGTCGAGGTGTATCGCCACGGCGGCTCCCCCTGGTCCACAAGGGGGGTGCCCAAGTCGGTGTTGATAGAGGCGGCGAGGAGGTGCGAGGCCTTGGTTATATTCATCGGTGATGTGGTGGATAGGGAGGTTTTGGACGCGGGGGCCGCCCTCAAGATCGTCTCCACGGCGTCGGTGGGCGTAGACCACATAGACGTGGAGTACGCCAGGAAGAGGGGTGTCGTGGTGGCATACACGCCTTACGTCTTGGTGGACGCCGTCGCCGACTTAGCCGTCGGCCTTCTGCTGGCTGTTGCGAGGAGGATAGTGCTGGGCGACCGCCTCATTAGGAGCGGCTCCGCGGAGGCCGTCTGGGGTAGCCTCATGGGAGTCGACCTCCGGGGGAAGCGCGCCGGCATCGTGGGCCTCGGGAGTATTGGCTCTGCCATTGCCCGGAGGCTGGCGGCGTTTGGCGTGGAGGTGGTGTACTGGAGTAGGAGGAGGAAGCCGGAGGCCGAGTTCGCCCTCGGCATCTCATATGTAGAGCTAGACGAGCTCCTGGCCACCAGCGACTTCGTCATTGTGACAATGGCGCTGACTCCGGAGACCAGGGAATTTTTCAACCGGGAGATGTTTCAAAGGATGAAGAGGGGGGCGTATTTCGTCAACGTGGCGCGGGGTGGCCTTGTTGATACAGAGGCCTTGGTAGAGGCCCTCGAGACGGGGGTTCTCGCCGGGGCTGCTCTTGACGTATTTGACGTGGAGCCTCTGCCTGCTGGGCACAGATTGGCGTCTATGGATAACGTGGTGTTGACTCCTCACATCGGCTCGGCTACTGTGGAGACTCGGCGGAGGATGGCGGAGCTGGCGGCTGAGAACGTGGTGGCGTTTTTCAAAACCGGCAGGGCCATATACTCGGTGTAG